The DNA segment CATAGCACAGTTTTAGAATCTGTACGTCACAGTCTGAAACATTAGCGTCTGGCATATTAGATGCCCAAAGTCACAAGATGGAGTGGTTCTGGTGACACAGCTTGAGTTCTACTAACCTTGAAGCTACAACTACCACTTTAATATTCTCATGCAAACTGACTTTGATTACCAGGCAAAGTTGAGGGTTGTTCCTGCATAATGGAGATAAGGAGGAGCCTATTTGAAACCCAGAGGATTCATCAGGGATTCCCTTGGTGCTTCTGTACCCAGTGACATCAGTAAATGGAAGCAGTATAAAATAGCTGTTGATTTCTTCATAATGTTAACAATTGTGTACAATTGGGATCTTGGCTGAGTGAGGCTGAATACAACAAGTGAGGCTTGGACAGCTTTCTGAGAAATCATTCTAGAAAGCCTGTGCTTTTACTGCTTGTCATGCATTACCCCGTTCCTTTATTCATTCTTTGGACACTAGAAATGAATTCAGCAGCATTCATTAAACGACTTGCAGGGGTGGGCGTTGaacctagtggttaagctgccagttaaGAGGGCCATGTCCCAAATGGAAGTGCCTGGGCTCAATACCCacctctgctcccgattccagcttccttctaatgttaaccctgggaggcagccagtgaggtTACAAGTAATTGCATTctggctacccacatgggagacctggactggggtcctagcttctggcttcagaaccatggcaaccatgtgggaagtgaatcagcacatgggggcttctctctgtctctcacacgaattattttgaaaatgccTTCCACATTCTGGTTTTAACACTTCAACTCTGTTCTGACTGCAATCATTTCAACTTTTCATATTCTTTCTAAGTAGTTTTAATAACTTTAAAACGTCCAAATACTCCATCTCTTTACCGCAGCTCACATTTgatcaatacatttttttttatgactGTGTCTCTGTTGGCACAAACCATCTCCAGGAAGACAGTCAGGAACAAATCACGGGTCCCCTGGTACAGGCCCTCACCATATTGGAGAACTACAGTACATTTTTGCCTGCGAAGGCAGAATTTAAAGGACTGAAAGCTGAGGACTTTGATTGGATGAAAAGCATGTCAATCTGCACTTATCAGCAAATGAGCTTAGAGCTCATGAATGAGGGTAGCTGCCTTTTGTCAAACTTTTCGAATTCTGCTCCAATAACCGACAGTCTGAATCTTTCCCACCGTATTCGTGGCCATTTCAGGAATAGTGATCTATTCCTCTGGCTGGTCCCCTTTATTTCCTATCTCAGTGCCGCCACCAGCACCATGACAGTCCGTTGTACTCTGTGCTGCCCCCACCAAATCCCGGCATGCCTTGGGGCCAACGATCACTCTCTCAGTGGCCGTTACTTAAGCCGccgccatctttgctgctttagTCACAGCAGTTCCTCTCACAGCGCTGGTTGAGGTCCTGACTGGTGTTGTCCCTATCGCCATGTCTCCCACAAGAAGGGGAGCTCAGGGACCACGCGGCCAGAATGAAGCTGGCGGAGAGGCGGTCCAGAACCCTAGATCCTTCTGGGGCACTCTGTTGTTTGTGGAATGGGTGGCCACCATCACAGGGGCCCTGGCTTCTAGGGCTTTCCAAGTGGTTGTAAACGCCCttagggaaaaggaggaggaaggacagGAGGCAGCCCAGACCGAGGCTGAGGAGAGTGGGGATATACAGCCAGTAGAAGGCGATGAGGAGAAAGtgctgagagaggaggaagacgaggaggagtatggggaaggagaaaaagaggtTGATgataaggaggaggaagaagttgaGGATGACGacgatgaggaggaggaaggagaggaggaagaaattgaggaggaggagggagaagtaggggagaaggaaagaacaaTTGTAGAGCAGGATAAGGACAAAGACGAAGGCGAGGCTGAGGATGACGAcggcagagagaaggaagaaagtaaaaatgATGAGGATGAGGAGAAAGTGCACTACCTCAAGGGTGAACAAGATGCGAGCGCCTGTGAGTTACCCCGGTGGTGTTTCAGTCCCTGTTCTGGGATCGGGCCGTTCCTTTCTAGCCATATGTGTTTGAAAAGTCGTATCCTAGTCCGGCGCCACTCAGGCCATGTGGTGTTGAGGTGCAGTTCCCGGGAGCCCTATGACCCGGGTTGGGGTTCGGCCCTGGGGATCGGGAAGACCTGGGAGCTACAGCCAAGGTCTGGTAGGGCGAACACCTGGCAGAGGGA comes from the Oryctolagus cuniculus chromosome X, mOryCun1.1, whole genome shotgun sequence genome and includes:
- the LOC138847579 gene encoding cilia- and flagella-associated protein 251-like, coding for MSPTRRGAQGPRGQNEAGGEAVQNPRSFWGTLLFVEWVATITGALASRAFQVVVNALREKEEEGQEAAQTEAEESGDIQPVEGDEEKVLREEEDEEEYGEGEKEVDDKEEEEVEDDDDEEEEGEEEEIEEEEGEVGEKERTIVEQDKDKDEGEAEDDDGREKEESKNDEDEEKVHYLKGEQDASAYFPETRVLEGTTKSKLRNYLCDFLDSKFIFFSEEESEGKDEDSAEEFEESESKREDDDEERGRRKDRHSKGSFF